The Candidatus Methylomirabilota bacterium genome window below encodes:
- a CDS encoding SagB/ThcOx family dehydrogenase, translating to MVANPDIHIARRFHDLTTHTPHSVRTSSHTLDWDIKPFPFKVYPELPALPLPREVAPVAVDTLAALDSSATRPASAMTLEHLSTLLYLAAGVTKKKTYPGGGEVLFRAAASTGALYQTEVYVAAGAVEGLDPGLYHFCPGDFTLRRLRAGDVRAPLGEAAADPDVARRAATIVLTAIYWRNTWKYQARGWRHLYWDSGTMLANLTAAGQALGLTPRVLTGFADPQVNHLLGLDADREAALELVTLGPATVPAAPRPDLDDIRHDVMPLSSQEVDYPILREMQQASMLQTPDDVRSWRRSSPPASRAPRGPLTALPAALRAAGRALDDTIQRRASTRRFGHAPLELAQLATTLWWATRPVQIDVPAGLVDVFLVVNAVDSLEPGTWRYWPNSHALERLAAGEFRRQSAFLTLEQALGGDAAVTLYFLAPLNALLAAYGNRGYRLANLEAGLIGGRAYLVAYASGFGASGLTFYDGEVVRFFSPHAEGLDAIFVTALGKAGRSSC from the coding sequence ATGGTGGCGAACCCCGACATCCACATCGCCCGGCGCTTCCACGACCTGACCACCCACACGCCGCATTCTGTCCGTACCAGCAGTCACACGCTGGACTGGGACATCAAGCCGTTCCCGTTCAAGGTCTACCCCGAGCTGCCGGCGCTGCCGTTGCCCCGCGAGGTGGCTCCCGTCGCGGTCGACACGCTGGCGGCGCTGGACTCGAGCGCAACCCGCCCGGCGTCGGCCATGACGCTCGAGCACCTGAGCACGCTGCTGTACCTGGCGGCAGGCGTGACGAAGAAGAAGACGTACCCGGGCGGCGGCGAGGTACTGTTCCGCGCCGCGGCCTCGACCGGCGCGTTGTATCAGACGGAGGTCTACGTAGCGGCCGGTGCCGTCGAGGGCCTGGACCCCGGCCTCTATCACTTCTGCCCCGGGGACTTCACGCTCCGGCGGCTGCGCGCCGGCGACGTGCGAGCGCCGCTGGGCGAGGCCGCCGCCGACCCTGACGTGGCCAGGCGGGCGGCCACGATCGTGCTGACGGCGATCTACTGGCGCAACACCTGGAAGTACCAGGCCCGGGGCTGGCGCCATCTGTACTGGGATTCGGGAACGATGCTGGCCAACCTGACTGCGGCCGGCCAGGCGCTCGGTCTGACGCCCCGTGTGCTCACCGGGTTCGCCGATCCTCAGGTCAACCACCTGCTCGGCCTCGACGCCGACCGCGAGGCGGCGCTCGAGCTGGTCACCCTCGGTCCCGCCACGGTTCCCGCCGCCCCGCGGCCCGATCTGGACGACATCCGCCACGACGTCATGCCCCTGTCATCTCAAGAGGTCGACTACCCGATCCTGCGGGAAATGCAGCAGGCCTCCATGCTGCAGACGCCGGACGATGTCCGGTCGTGGCGCCGCAGCTCCCCGCCGGCGTCCCGCGCGCCGCGGGGACCGCTCACCGCGCTGCCTGCGGCCCTCCGGGCGGCGGGACGAGCCCTCGACGACACCATCCAGCGCCGCGCCTCGACCCGGCGTTTCGGTCACGCACCTCTGGAGCTGGCGCAACTGGCCACGACGCTCTGGTGGGCCACCCGCCCGGTCCAGATCGACGTGCCGGCGGGCCTCGTGGACGTCTTCCTCGTCGTCAACGCCGTCGACAGTCTGGAGCCAGGGACGTGGCGGTACTGGCCGAACAGCCACGCCCTGGAGCGCCTGGCCGCGGGTGAGTTTCGCCGTCAGTCGGCGTTCCTCACGCTGGAGCAGGCGCTGGGAGGGGACGCGGCGGTCACGCTCTATTTCCTGGCCCCGCTGAACGCGCTGCTGGCGGCGTACGGCAACCGCGGTTACCGGCTGGCCAACCTGGAAGCCGGGCTGATCGGCGGCCGCGCCTACCTGGTCGCCTACGCATCGGGGTTCGGCGCCTCAGGCCTCACCTTCTATGACGGCGAGGTCGTCCGCTTCTTCTCGCCTCACGCCGAGGGGCTCGATGCGATCTTCGTCACCGCGCTGGGCAAGGCCGGCCGCTCGTCGTGTTAG
- a CDS encoding alanine--glyoxylate aminotransferase family protein, with product MKKYQLMAPGPTPVPSQVLLAMAQPMIHHRTPEYEALFAEVREQLKWLFQTSQDVVLLTCSGTGAMEAAVVNTLSPGDTVAIIRAGKFADRWAEIAGIYGLQTVTLEAAFGATVAPGRLGETLRARPEVKAVLVQHSETSTGVLHDVRGYAEVTRGTGALLVVDAVSSLGIADLPMDAWGVDVVVAGSQKGLMLPPGLAFCALSERAWRQTAHSRLPKYYFDLVAERKAGAKNDVRFTPAVGIVVGLREALRLMHAEGLGNVFRRHDRMARATRAGVEALGLQLFARATPSPAVTAVTAPAGIDGETIVATFAKTHNITIAGGQGEMKGKLFRLGHMGYAVEFDVITALAALEQVLADLGLPVDFGASVRAAQKVFAEKV from the coding sequence ATGAAGAAATACCAGCTGATGGCGCCCGGCCCCACGCCCGTCCCCAGTCAGGTGCTGCTGGCCATGGCGCAGCCGATGATCCACCATCGGACTCCGGAGTACGAGGCGCTGTTCGCCGAGGTGCGCGAGCAGCTCAAGTGGCTGTTCCAGACGTCGCAGGACGTCGTCCTCCTCACCTGCTCGGGCACAGGGGCGATGGAGGCGGCGGTGGTCAACACGCTGTCGCCCGGGGACACGGTCGCCATCATCCGGGCGGGCAAGTTCGCCGACCGTTGGGCCGAGATCGCCGGGATCTACGGGCTGCAGACGGTGACGCTGGAGGCGGCCTTCGGGGCGACGGTGGCGCCGGGGCGGCTGGGCGAAACGCTGCGCGCGCGGCCCGAGGTCAAGGCGGTGCTCGTTCAGCACAGCGAGACCTCGACCGGCGTGCTGCACGACGTCCGGGGCTACGCCGAGGTCACGCGGGGCACGGGCGCCCTGCTCGTCGTCGATGCGGTGTCCAGCCTGGGCATCGCCGATCTGCCCATGGACGCCTGGGGCGTGGACGTGGTCGTGGCCGGCTCGCAGAAAGGGCTCATGCTGCCTCCGGGGCTGGCTTTCTGCGCGCTGAGCGAGCGGGCCTGGCGCCAGACGGCCCACTCGCGGCTGCCCAAGTACTACTTCGACCTGGTTGCCGAGCGCAAAGCGGGCGCCAAGAACGACGTGCGCTTCACTCCCGCCGTCGGCATCGTCGTCGGCCTGCGCGAGGCGCTGCGGCTGATGCACGCCGAAGGCCTGGGGAACGTGTTCCGGCGCCACGACCGGATGGCCCGGGCCACCCGGGCCGGTGTGGAGGCGCTCGGGCTGCAGCTCTTCGCCCGGGCCACGCCCAGCCCGGCCGTCACCGCGGTCACGGCGCCGGCCGGTATCGACGGCGAAACCATCGTGGCGACCTTCGCGAAGACGCACAACATCACGATCGCCGGCGGGCAGGGAGAGATGAAGGGCAAGCTCTTCCGCCTCGGCCACATGGGGTATGCCGTCGAGTTCGACGTCATCACGGCGCTGGCCGCGCTGGAGCAGGTGCTGGCCGACCTCGGACTGCCCGTCGACTTCGGCGCCAGCGTGCGCGCCGCCCAGAAGGTCTTCGCCGAGAAGGTCTAG
- a CDS encoding SIMPL domain-containing protein (The SIMPL domain is named for its presence in mouse protein SIMPL (signalling molecule that associates with mouse pelle-like kinase). Bacterial member BP26, from Brucella, was shown to assemble into a channel-like structure, while YggE from E. coli has been associated with resistance to oxidative stress.) gives MSRAWIVGSLMLTAGLFGGCLAVDVSEPRARPGAGITVWGTGKVAVVPDTALAHLGVELRAPSLSDATAQAARQMQAVLERLKTLGVSERDITTVAYSVDPVTAPRRSEDEGARIAGYRVVNVVQVRIRELTAVGRLVEAAMAAGATTIRGVRFRVSDPARAEAEARALAVRDAQTKAGQLAEAAGLRLGELVSLTDGGPLPRPELGERFGATVSAAMAPGPVEPGQLEITVSVTAHYRLARQGPRPSRRRPSGRRARWRRSRRAVRGRPAPAPARPAP, from the coding sequence ATGTCACGCGCGTGGATCGTGGGGAGCCTCATGCTCACCGCCGGCCTGTTCGGCGGCTGCCTGGCGGTCGACGTGTCCGAGCCGCGAGCGCGCCCGGGCGCGGGAATCACCGTCTGGGGCACCGGCAAGGTCGCCGTCGTGCCGGACACCGCGCTGGCACATCTCGGCGTCGAGCTACGCGCGCCCAGCCTGTCCGACGCGACGGCGCAGGCGGCGCGGCAGATGCAGGCGGTGCTCGAGCGGCTGAAAACCCTCGGCGTGAGCGAGCGCGACATCACGACGGTGGCGTACTCGGTGGATCCGGTGACGGCCCCGCGGCGGAGCGAAGACGAGGGCGCCCGCATCGCCGGTTACCGGGTGGTCAACGTGGTGCAGGTGCGCATCCGCGAGCTGACCGCCGTGGGGCGTCTGGTGGAGGCGGCCATGGCCGCCGGCGCCACCACGATCCGCGGCGTCCGCTTCAGGGTCTCCGACCCCGCCAGGGCCGAAGCCGAGGCCCGCGCCCTCGCCGTGCGCGACGCCCAGACCAAGGCCGGTCAGCTCGCTGAGGCGGCGGGCCTCCGTCTCGGCGAGCTCGTCAGCCTGACCGACGGTGGCCCGTTACCCCGGCCCGAGCTGGGGGAGCGGTTTGGCGCGACGGTGAGCGCGGCGATGGCGCCGGGACCAGTGGAACCGGGACAGCTGGAAATCACCGTGAGCGTCACCGCCCACTACCGCCTGGCCCGCCAGGGACCTAGACCTTCTCGGCGAAGACCTTCTGGGCGGCGCGCACGCTGGCGCCGAAGTCGACGGGCAGTCCGAGGTCGGCCAGCACCTGCTCCAGCGCGGCCAGCGCCGTGA
- a CDS encoding histidine phosphatase family protein: MSLRLFVVRHGATEWSSARRFAGSRDIPLSEDGRRQCEAVARALAESRPAAVWASPLERARTSAEILTRPHRLPVRLDGAFREMGFGQWEGLTREEVAARFPREWEAWRTSPTAVTAPDGESVAAVAARVAAGLEALRSQHDGQTVILVSHAMVIRLLVLDALGLDLDRLWTVEATPGGISELEYRKDWVTLHRMNTLAHLEEAEVAP, translated from the coding sequence ATGAGCTTGCGATTGTTCGTCGTACGGCACGGGGCCACCGAATGGTCCAGCGCGCGTCGATTCGCCGGCAGCCGCGACATCCCGCTCAGCGAGGACGGCCGGCGGCAGTGCGAGGCGGTGGCTCGGGCCCTGGCCGAGAGTCGGCCAGCCGCGGTGTGGGCCAGCCCCCTGGAGCGGGCGCGGACCTCGGCCGAGATCCTGACCAGGCCCCACCGGCTGCCCGTGCGCCTGGACGGGGCGTTTCGTGAGATGGGCTTCGGGCAGTGGGAAGGGCTGACGCGCGAGGAGGTCGCCGCCCGCTTCCCCCGCGAGTGGGAGGCCTGGCGGACGAGCCCGACGGCGGTGACCGCACCGGATGGCGAGTCGGTCGCGGCGGTGGCCGCCCGCGTGGCCGCCGGCCTCGAGGCCTTGCGGAGCCAGCACGATGGCCAGACGGTCATTCTGGTATCGCACGCGATGGTCATTCGCCTGCTGGTCCTGGACGCGCTGGGTCTCGACCTCGACCGACTGTGGACGGTCGAGGCCACACCGGGCGGCATCTCCGAGCTGGAGTACCGCAAGGACTGGGTCACCCTGCATCGGATGAACACGCTGGCGCACCTGGAGGAGGCGGAGGTGGCGCCGTGA
- the hisZ gene encoding ATP phosphoribosyltransferase regulatory subunit → MKPLPTQLPKGTRIYLPDEAARKRHVETRLFEVFGRWGYREIVTPTFEFFDAIASGTDQALQENMFKFVDRETGRMLALRADITPQVARIVATRLRDEGKPIRLCYVTNVFRYDEPQLAHYREFSQAGVELIGLDKPEAEAELIAMTVEGLRALGLSRFQIDVGHPDFFRGLTEELTVDGSRLREVRTALARKDVSSLERLVGALAPPPHVGEALLALPALFGRAEVLERAARFARNARSERALANLGEVHRLLTIYGLADAVLLDLGEVRGFDYYSGTYFEAYVADFGAAVAAGGRYDQMLERFGYACPAVGFAFDVARALSVMEAQGVTVELTGPDFFIVDSTREKTAALSLARRLRDCGASVARDIVTRGLEDSLAYARSQRVARVLIVGSPDTETGEMLVLDLKTGVRERLAIRAALQDPEALLAGVRGARHA, encoded by the coding sequence GTGAAGCCGCTGCCCACCCAGCTCCCCAAGGGCACGCGCATCTACCTGCCCGACGAAGCGGCCCGCAAGCGCCACGTCGAGACGCGGTTGTTCGAGGTCTTCGGGCGCTGGGGCTATCGCGAGATCGTCACCCCCACCTTCGAGTTCTTCGACGCCATCGCCAGCGGCACCGACCAGGCGCTCCAGGAGAACATGTTCAAGTTCGTCGACCGCGAGACGGGACGGATGCTCGCGCTGCGGGCGGACATCACGCCCCAGGTGGCCCGCATCGTCGCCACCCGGCTGCGCGACGAGGGCAAGCCGATCCGCCTCTGCTACGTCACCAACGTCTTCCGCTACGACGAGCCCCAGCTGGCGCACTACCGGGAGTTCTCTCAGGCCGGCGTGGAGCTGATCGGCCTGGACAAGCCCGAGGCCGAGGCCGAGCTGATCGCCATGACGGTCGAGGGGCTCCGCGCGCTGGGGCTCAGCCGCTTCCAGATCGACGTGGGCCATCCCGACTTCTTTCGCGGCCTGACGGAGGAGCTGACGGTCGACGGCAGCCGTCTGCGCGAGGTGCGAACGGCCCTCGCCCGGAAGGACGTGTCGTCGTTGGAACGCCTCGTCGGCGCCCTGGCCCCGCCCCCCCACGTCGGCGAAGCCCTGCTGGCGCTGCCGGCTCTGTTCGGTCGGGCCGAGGTCCTGGAGCGGGCGGCGCGCTTCGCCCGCAACGCCCGCTCCGAGCGCGCGCTGGCCAACCTGGGCGAGGTCCATCGGCTGCTGACGATCTACGGGCTGGCCGACGCCGTCCTGCTCGACCTGGGCGAGGTTCGCGGCTTCGATTACTATTCGGGGACGTACTTCGAAGCCTACGTGGCCGACTTCGGGGCCGCCGTGGCCGCGGGCGGGCGGTACGACCAGATGCTGGAACGCTTCGGCTACGCCTGCCCGGCGGTGGGGTTCGCCTTCGACGTGGCCCGGGCGCTGAGCGTCATGGAGGCCCAGGGGGTGACCGTGGAGCTGACCGGCCCCGACTTCTTCATCGTCGATTCCACCCGGGAGAAGACCGCGGCGCTGTCGCTGGCACGCCGGCTGCGGGATTGCGGGGCCTCGGTGGCTCGGGACATCGTCACCCGTGGGCTCGAGGACTCCCTGGCGTACGCCCGGAGCCAGCGCGTGGCCCGCGTGTTGATCGTGGGCAGCCCCGACACGGAGACGGGAGAGATGCTGGTGCTCGACCTCAAGACCGGCGTCCGGGAGCGGCTCGCCATCCGGGCGGCGCTGCAAGATCCGGAGGCGCTCCTGGCCGGCGTACGGGGGGCGCGGCATGCCTAA
- a CDS encoding adenylosuccinate synthase: MPNIVVAGTQWGDEGKGKVVDVLAPHVDVVVRYQGGNNAGHTVVVGREKYVLHSIPSGILHPGCRCVIGCGVVVDPGSLIEEMESLVQRGVGLDGTLFISKNAHLILPYHPALDLASEAKLGPRRIGTTGRGVGPAYVDKAARVGIRMGDLLDERLFRAKLEYNVAQKNRLLRELYDAETFTVEAIYHQYRRYAGWLAPYVTDTALLLSNWIERGYQVLFEGAQGTMLDIDHGTYPYITSSSTTVGGATTGTGVPPTRIHGALGVAKAYTTRVGGGPLPTEMSGRIAEEIRARGNEYGATTGRPRRCGWFDAVVLRYAVRVNGFDTVALTKLDVLDQCETVKICTGYRYRGDVLTDFPQEEAVLAEVEPVYEEVSGWLTPTGHAKLEGDLPAKARRYLEQLQELIGVPFCMISTGPQRDDTILCEDSPLHRWFPSVRTSLL; the protein is encoded by the coding sequence ATGCCTAACATCGTCGTGGCCGGCACGCAATGGGGGGACGAGGGCAAGGGTAAGGTCGTGGACGTGCTGGCTCCCCACGTGGATGTCGTGGTCCGGTATCAGGGCGGCAACAACGCCGGCCACACCGTCGTGGTCGGGCGCGAGAAGTACGTCCTGCACTCGATTCCCTCCGGCATCCTGCACCCCGGCTGCCGGTGCGTCATCGGGTGCGGGGTCGTGGTCGATCCCGGCTCGCTCATCGAGGAGATGGAATCGCTGGTGCAGCGCGGCGTCGGGCTCGACGGCACGCTGTTCATCTCCAAGAACGCCCACCTCATCCTGCCGTACCATCCCGCCCTGGACCTGGCCTCCGAGGCCAAGCTGGGCCCGCGGCGGATCGGCACCACCGGCCGCGGCGTCGGGCCGGCCTACGTCGACAAGGCGGCCCGCGTCGGCATTCGCATGGGTGACTTGCTGGACGAGCGGCTGTTCCGGGCCAAGCTCGAATACAACGTCGCCCAGAAGAACCGCCTCCTGCGCGAGCTCTACGACGCGGAGACCTTCACGGTGGAGGCCATCTACCACCAGTATCGGCGCTACGCGGGCTGGCTCGCCCCCTACGTCACCGATACGGCCCTGCTGCTGTCGAACTGGATCGAGCGCGGCTACCAGGTGCTGTTCGAGGGCGCCCAGGGCACGATGCTCGACATCGACCACGGCACCTATCCCTACATCACGTCGTCCTCCACCACGGTGGGCGGGGCGACGACGGGTACGGGGGTGCCCCCCACCCGGATCCACGGGGCGCTCGGCGTGGCCAAGGCCTACACCACGCGGGTGGGCGGCGGACCGCTGCCCACGGAGATGAGCGGCCGCATCGCCGAGGAGATCCGCGCCCGCGGCAACGAGTACGGCGCCACCACGGGGCGGCCGCGACGATGCGGGTGGTTCGATGCCGTGGTCCTGCGCTACGCGGTGCGCGTCAACGGCTTCGACACGGTGGCCCTCACCAAGCTCGACGTGCTCGATCAGTGCGAGACGGTGAAGATCTGCACGGGCTATCGGTATCGGGGGGACGTCCTCACCGATTTTCCGCAGGAAGAGGCGGTCCTGGCCGAGGTGGAGCCGGTCTACGAGGAGGTCTCGGGCTGGCTGACTCCGACGGGCCACGCGAAGCTCGAAGGTGATCTGCCGGCCAAGGCCCGCCGGTACCTCGAGCAGCTTCAGGAGCTGATCGGCGTGCCGTTCTGCATGATCTCCACGGGGCCCCAGCGGGACGACACCATCCTCTGCGAGGATTCGCCGCTGCACCGCTGGTTCCCCTCCGTTCGTACCAGCCTCCTCTGA